The following are from one region of the Fusarium keratoplasticum isolate Fu6.1 chromosome 4, whole genome shotgun sequence genome:
- a CDS encoding Succinate-semialdehyde dehydrogenase translates to MASKLNDPTLLKTSCYVNGQWVAAKSGKVFAVENPSTLEEVARCPEFDGQDTEAAIAAAAAAFKTFRKTPARQRARLLRRWYDLMIENAEDIARLITLENGKPLSDGKTEAIYAANFFEWFSEEAPRIYGETIEASNPSCRLSTVKQPVGVCGLICPWNFPAAMITRKAGPALAAGCTVVVKAPAEAPLTALALAELAHRAGIPAGVVNIITALDNTAEVGKVITTHPDVKKVSFTGSTGVGRILMNQSSSTIKKLSFELGGNAPFIVFEDADLDKAVKGLIACKFRCSGQTCVCANRILVHRSVYDKFVQMVLDVVKTFVVGDGFGEKTTHGPLIHGRAVSKVAEHVEDAISKGAKLVHGGKPLPQLGPNYFDLTMLTGMKPGMKICDEETFGPVAAFFAFDTEEEAIAIANDTDVGLGGYFFSNDVNRCYRVAEALEVGMVGVNVGVLSDPAAPFGGVKQSGFGREGSKYGIDEFTVTKMVMTGIDV, encoded by the exons atggcttccaag CTCAACGACCCTACGCTCCTCAAGACGTCCTGCTACGTCAACGGCCAATGGGTCGCTGCAAAGTCTGGCAAGGTCTTTGCTGTCGAGA ACCCCTCGACCCTTGAAGAGGTGGCGAGATGCCCCGAGTTTGACGGACAGGACACCGAGGCCGCCATCGcagcagccgccgccgcattCAAGACCTTCCGCAAGACCCCGGCGCGGCAGCGGGCCCGCCTGCTCCGCCGCTGGTACGATCTCATGATCGAGAACGCCGAGGACATTGCCCGTCTTATTACTCTTGAGAACGGCAAGCCTCTGTCTGATGGCAAGACTGAAGCTATCTACGCTGCCAACTTCTTTGAGTGGTTCTCCGAGGAGGCCCCTCGAATCTACGGCGAGACAATCGAGGCCAGCAACCCATCATGCCGTCTGTCTACTGTGAAGCAGCCCGTGGGCGTCTGCGGTCTCATCTGCCCGTGGAACTTTCCCGCTGCCATGATCACCCGTAAGGCCGGTCCTGCTCTCGCTGCTGGCtgcaccgtcgtcgtcaaggctCCCGCTGAGGCTCCCCTGACGGCTCTCGCCCTCGCTGAGTTGGCGCACCGTGCTGGCATTCCCGCCGGTGtggtcaacatcatcactgCGCTGGACAACACGGCCGAGGTTggcaaggtcatcaccaCGCATCCCGATGTTAAGAAGGTGTCCTTCACCGGATCGACCGGCGTGGGCAGAATCCTGATGAACCAGTCCTCATCGaccatcaagaagctgtcTTTCGAGCTGGGCGGAAACGCCCCTTTTATTGTTTTTGAGGATGCGGATCTGGACAAGGCAGTCAAGGGTCTGATCGCCTGCAAGTTCCGCTGCTCAGGCCAGACTTGCGTCTGCGCTAACCGCATTCTCGTGCACCGCAGCGTCTACGACAAATTCGTCCAGATGGTGCTCGACGTCGTCAAGACCTTTGTTGTTGGCGACGGCTTTGGTGAGAAGACGACTCACGGCCCTCTCATTCACGGTCGTGCTGTGTCCAAGGTCGCCGAGCACGTTGAggatgccatctccaagggCGCCAAGCTGGTTCATGGCGGCAAGCCCCTGCCGCAGCTGGGCCCCAACTACTTTGATCTCACCATGCTTACGGGTATGAAGCCCGGAATGAAGATCTGTGATGAGGAGACTTTCGGTCCCGTGGCGGCCTTCTTTGCTTTTGacactgaggaggaggctatcGCGATTGCCAACGACACCGATGTTGGTCTCGGAGGCTACTTTTTCAGCAACGACGTGAACCGATGCTACCGAGTGGCTGAGGCTCTGGAAGTCGGCATGGTTGGTGTCAACGTTG GTGTGCTAAGCGACCCTGCGGCGCCCTTTGGTGGTGTCAAGCAGAGCGGTTTCGGCCGTGAGGGAAGCAAGTATGGCATTGACGAGTTCACGGTGACCAAGATGGTTATGACAGGTATTGATGTATAG
- a CDS encoding 4-aminobutyrate aminotransferase — translation MPAFVETPKTTVTTEIPGPVSKASTKRLDAIFDARAVHFVVDYDKSHDNYIVDVDGNKYLDVYAQIASIPVGYNNATLLEAAKSPEMASALVNRPAVGNFPSDQWVDILRNGLMKVAPKGLSYIFTAQSGSEANELAYKAAFMLYRRRQRGEGVDWNDEEINSCLENSKPGSPELAIMSFRNSFHGRGFGSLSTTRSKAVHKLDIPSFNWPQAPFPALKYPLEEHAEENAAEEKRCLEEVERIITSWHCPVAGLIVEPIQSEGGDNHASPAFFQGLRDITKRHGTCLIADEVQTGFGATGSFWGHDHWNLTSPPDMVTFSKKAQTAGYFFGNEMLIPDKAYRQFNTWIGDPARVIMCKAVIQEILDKKLVEQTARVGHILYNELSRLAAKYPEHIQNLRGKDQGTFIAFDTKDPAALVRSMRHIGVNIGTCGKNTVRLRPMLIFEEQHVPILVNAFDKVIGAL, via the exons atgcctGCCTTCGTCGAGACCCCCAAGACCACCGTCACCACGGAGATCCCTGGCCCCGTCTCCAAGGCCAGCACCAAGCGcctcgatgccatcttcGACGCCCGTGCTGTCCACTTCGTGGTTGACTATGACAAGTCCCACGACAACTA CATTGTCGATGTTGACGGTAACAAGTACCTCGATGTCTACGCCCAGATCGCCTCCATCCCCGTTGGCTACAACAACGCGACCCtgctcgaggctgccaagtcCCCCGAGATGGCCTCTGCCCTCGTCAACCGACCTGCCGTGGGCAACTTCCCCTCCGACCAGTGGGTTGACATCCTCCGCAACGGCCTCATGAAGGTTGCCCCCAAGGGCCTCAGCTACATCTTCACTGCTCAGTCTGGCTCCGAGGCCAACGAGCTGGCCTACAAGGCTGCCTTCATGCtctaccgccgccgccagcGTGGTGAGGGCGTCGACTGGAACGACGAGGAGATCAACTCCTGCCTCGAGAACTCCAAGCCCGGTTCCCCCGAGCTCGCCATCATGAGCTTCCGCAACTCCTTCCATGGCCGTGGCTTCGGCTCTCTCTCCACCACCCGCTCCAAGGCCGTCCACAAGCTTGATATCCCTAGCTTCAACTGGCCTCAGGCTCCCTTCCCTGCCCTCAAGTACCCTCTCGAGGAGCACGCCGAGGAGaacgccgccgaggagaagcgatgcctcgaggaggttgagcgCATCATCACCTCGTGGCACTGCCCCGTTGCCGGTCTCATCGTTGAGCCCATCCAGTCCGAGGGTGGTGACAACCACGCCTCCCctgccttcttccagggTCTCCGTGACATCACCAAGCGACACGGCACCTGCCTCATCGCCGATGAGGTCCAGACTGGCTTCGGTGCCACTGGTTCCTTCTGGGGCCACGACCACTGGAACCTGACCTCTCCCCCTGACATGGTcaccttctccaagaaggcccagacTGCCGGCTACTTCTTCGGCAACGAGATGCTCATCCCTGACAAGGCCTACCGCCAGTTCAACACCTGGATCGGCGACCCTGCCCGTGTCATCATGTGCAAGGCTGTCATCCAGGAGATCCTGGACAAGAAGCTGGTTGAGCAGACTGCCCGTGTCGGCCACATCCTCTACAACGAGCTCTCCCGCCTGGCTGCCAAGTACCCCGAGCACATCCAGAACCTCCGAGGCAAGGACCAGGGCACCTTCATCGCCTTCGACACCAAGGACCCTGCTGCTCTCGTCCGCTCCATGCGCCACATTGGCGTCAACATTGGAACCTGCGGCAAGAACACTGTCCGCCTCCGACCCATGCTCATCTTCGAGGAGCAGCACGTTCCTATCCTCGTCAACGCCTTCGACAAGGTCATTGGCGCTCTGTAA